Part of the Propionispora vibrioides genome, TGTAGCGGAGATAATTGGACAAATCATAGATGAGCGCCTCGGTCTGGGGGGCGGTTTCCAGAATGGCCAGGCGGGCAATCGAGTTTAGCGCGTTAAACAGAAAGTGAGGATTCATCTGCGCCTGGATACGGCGCAGTTCCTGTTCCTTGGCAATTTTCTGGAGCTGCAGCCGCTCCCGGGTCTCGCGGGTCAGTTTTTCCTGAATCAGCTTTTTGACTCCCGATTCGGCCAGATAATTGGACAAAAAGGCGTAAAAGCGCAGACAGCGATGCAGATAGTCTTCCGACACCAGTTTGATTTCCTGTACTGTCCGTTTCAGGTCTGCCAGGGGCAGGTTGAATTTTTGGGCTAATTGGGCCAGCTTTACCTTGGAACGGTCCTCTTCGCGGACGAAGACCTGACCGCCCAGCACGCTGCCAATGTATACGTCGTCCACCACAATCGGTGCCGTGCAGTCTTTCAGTCCGCAATGGCATTCGTAGAGCAGCGGCTTGCCGACGCGCAGCGCTTTCAGGCTGGCGATCCGGTCGCAGTCGATGCAGCCCTGGCGGCCCAGCGGTGAGGAGCGGATTAACTGGCAAAAGGTTGTAAAGTTACTAAGACTGCCGATGGGTACACCGTTGGCGTCCACCGTGACTACGGAAAAGTCGACCATTTTGGATAGCTCATTTTGCAGAGCATTAAATTCTTTCACGTTGATGACGGTTTCAATAGACACGTGAAGTGCATTTTCCATGGTTTAAACAGCCTTTCTTTTAAAAAATCAGCCTGTGGATTTCCGGTAAAATTTCAAGCTTATTATACCACATATTCGGGATGGTACTAAAGCTGTGTGAATTTCCTGACAAATTAAGAAATAGTAAAATTTCCACCCCGGATTTTTGATTAATGGTAGGAAATTTCAGACTATTAACGGCTGTCTACTTTTAAAATGTGCAATAAACGTACCAATTTACCATAGAAAAAGTAGAAAATTTACCGCTTCTTGTTGCAAAAGTCACAAGCGATGTCCGGCGTTTTTCTTATAATTAAAATACAATCAGAAAAGTAAGAAAATTTAAACACCTTATGTAATGCGGGCAGGAAAAGCAAATTTGCCATAATTCCGGCCCGTCTGACAACAGGCACGCCAGGCAGAACGCTGATGTTTTTTATGCAAGCGTTTCAAGCTGCATAATGGCATAATAAAAAATTTTGGAGGTAACGAAATGGGACAGGAAGCATTAGGTTTAGTTGAGACAAAAGGGTTAGTCGGCTCCATTGAAGCGGCAGATGCCATGGTAAAGGCAGCCAATGTATCGCTGATTGGGTATGAAAAGATTGGCTCCGGCCTCGTTACGGTTATGGTCCGCGGCGATGTAGGTGCTGTGAAGGCAGCTACCGACGCAGGTGCCGCCGCTGCCAAGCGGGTTGGTGAAGTCGTTTCTGTTCATGTCATTCCAAGGCCTCATACCGATGTGGAAAAAATGCTCCCCAAATTTACTAAAGAGTAATCGGAGGTATAGAGAAAGATGGATTCTGAACTTTTGAAAAAAATTATCGACTCCGTTGAGGATACCAAGGCGGCCCCGGCTGGCCAGATCAAGCAGCAAGGCTGCAATATTACCGAATTTGTCGGTTCAGGCATGGGCGATACGGTTGGCCTGGTTATTGCCAATCTGGATTATCACCTGCACGAAAAAATGAAACTGGACCCCAAGTTCCGTTCCATCGGTATTGTCAGTTCCCGGACTGGCGGCGCACCGCATGTCATGTCGGCCGACGAAGCGGTCAAGGCAACCAATACCGAAATCGTGTCGGTGGAATTTTGCCGTGACACCAAAGGTGGCGCCGGTCATGGCAGTACGATTATCTTTGCTTCGGAAGACGTGTCGGACTCACGGCGTGCCGTAGAAATTCTGCTGACCAATCTGGAAAGAAATTTTGGCGATGTGTATGGCTGCGATGCCGGTCATATCGAGCTTCATTATACCGCTCGCGCCAGCTACGCTTTAAACAAGGCATTTTCCGCACCCATCGGCAAAGCATTCGGCATTACGGTTGGCGCTCCGGCGGCAGTGGGACTGTTGATGGCCGATGTAGCGATGAAAACAGCCAATGTAGATATCGTCACTTATGCCAGCCCGGCCGTCGGCACCTGTTTTTCCAATGAAATCATCATTACCTTCAGCGGTGATTCCGGCGCGGTACGGCAATCGGTGCTGGCCGCCCGTGATGTAGGTCTTGGCGTATTGCGCGGCATGGGGCAGGACCCCCAGTCTCTGACCAAGCCTAATTTATAATGCGGACGCACTGCGAAAGGTAGATGGCTATGATTAACAACGCGCTGGGCCTGATCGAGGTGGTGGGAAAACTGGCAGCCCTTGAGGCGGCGGATGTGGCGTTAAAAGCTGCCAATGTAACGCTGCTGGGAGTGGAAAATGCCACAGGCGCACTGATCACTGTCAAGCTAACCGGCGACGTCGGTGCGGTCAAGGCGGCCGTAGACGCTGCCGGGATGGCTGCCAGCCGGGTGGGAACGGTGATTGCCACGCAAGTCCTGCCGCGGCCGGCCCACGGAATCTATCCCCTGCTGACGGCGGAAGCGCCGGCAGGCGATGACCAACCGCCGGTCATGGCAGCAGAAGAGCCTGTGAGCCAGGAGTGCGCCGGGGAGGCACTGTCACCGGTAGAGGTGACGGAACCGGCTGTCGTACCGGTACCGGAAGCTGACGGGCAGCCGGAGGAAGTAGCGGAAGAAGAACAGGAAGCGGCTTATCTGTCGGCTGAGACGGAAGCGGAGGCTGACAGCAGGGCTACCTGCAATATTTGTCATGATCCGGTTTGCCCGCGGGAAAAGGGGCAGTCCGTAAAGCTTTGCATACATGGGCGAGGAAAGTGAGGAATTTTACGTGGAATGGACCCGGGAGGAAGCTGTTGTAGAGATTTTGTCCCGGTTGGAAGAAACGGAAGCCAACGGAACCATACCTATCGGGATTTCCAACCGGCATATCCATTTGAATCAGGCCGACCTGGAACTGTTATTCGGCAAGGAGCATCCGTTGACGGTGCTTAAAGAGCTTAGCCAGCCAGGACAGTTCGCCGCACGGGAGACTGTCTGCATTGCCGGTCCGAAAGGCTGCTTTAGCAATGTGCGGGTATTGGGGCCGGTCCGGCAAGAGAGCCAGATTGAAATCAGCCGCCATGACGCCATGGCGCTCGGTATTCAGCCGCCGGTCCGGGTATCGGGGGACTTAACAGGCGGCGCCAGTCTTTGTGTCAGCGGCCCCAAGGGCATGCTGGTCATGCCTGGCAAGGTCATTGTGGCCAAGCGCCACCTGCATATGACGCCGGTTGATGCCAAGCGTTTTCAGGTGTCCGACGGACAACTGGTTGCATTGGAAGCAGGCGGGGAAAAGCAGTGCGTGTTCCGGCAGGTGGTCGTCCGGGTCAGCGATCAGGCTGCGTTGGAACTTCATCTGGACGTGGATGAGGCCAATGCGGCTGACTTGAAAAACGGCATGACGGCAAGGCTGCTATGAAACGTGTCGCAAAAAAAACTTATCCGCCCGCCTCGATGGAGGCTGTCGATGAATATCTGACCCGTATGGAAGCGACGCAGCAAATCGCGAGCTTTTCACCGATTGACCTGGCATTACCGTTAAAGGTAGGTGTCGATCTGGGCACCTCTAATATCGTGATTACCGTGCTGGATAACCGGAATCAACCCGTGGCGTTCGCCTCGCGGCCGGCCCATGTGGTCCGGGACGGCATCGTCGTCGGCTTTATGGAAGCCGTGAACATTCTGGCCGAGCTGAAGGAAGCTCTGGAAAAGCGATTGGGGCTGACCCTGACAGAGGCGGCCACCGCTATTCCGCCGAACATTCTGCCCGGTAATGTGAAGGTTATTGCCAATGTGGTGGCAGCCGTCGGGTTTCGTGTCGTCAAGGTGATTGACGAGCCGGAAGCGGCAGCCCTGATGATGCGGGTAGCCGATGGCGCCGTGGTCGATATTGGCGGCGGTACAACAGGCATTTCACTGCTCCGGGACGGTAAGGTAGTCTACTCGGTGGATGAGCCCACCGGCGGCACCCATATGACGCTGGTAGTTGCCGGGAATACCGGGCTGGAATTTGACCGGGCGGAAGACTACAAGGTGCTGCCGGAGAACTATGCCCGGGTGTTTACCATGGTTCATCCGGTTATTGAGAAGATGGCCCAGATTACCAAATCCAATTTACGGGAAAAGGTCGGGGCGCTCTATTTGGCCGGTGGTGCCAGTTGTTTCAAGGGAATTCAGGACGTATTCGAGGCGTATACGGGCATCAAAACCTATAAGCCGGAGAATCCCCTGCTGGTGACTCCCATTGGAATTGCGCTGTCCATTCCCTCGGTGGAGGTGTGAGGTATGGCAAACATACCGCTTGAATCCGACCTGTTGCAGCGGATCGTCCAGGCTTTACTGCCGGTACTCAACAAAAACACCCTTGTCTTTTTTACCGGTGGCGCCGCGGCAGCTAGAGCTGACGAGTGGCTGAAACTGGTTGACCGTTTGCTGATTACCGAAGCGAAAATCGTAGTGTCTCCGGCCTTTTGCCAACTGGCGCCCGAACTGTTTGTTCAGCGGCTGGGGTCAAGGCTCCTGACTGAAGAAGCCGCCATGCGGCGATTTATCCAGACAGCTCATCTAGGAGTTGTACCGGTGTTTACCCGAAACACGCTGGCCAAAGCGTCGCTGGGTATTCAGGACAATCTGATCACCAACGGCATTGCCGCCGTATTGATGAGGGGGTTGCCGCTGATTGGCGTCAAGGATAATTACCATCCTGACAATGACCATACCCGTGCGATGGGCTATCAGGCCAATCCGGCCTATAATGCCTTACTGCTGGGTTATGAGCAACAGCTTAGCCGGCTGGGTGCGACGCTGGTTGATTCCGGCGAATTCACCCCGGCTATGGAACGGACACTGTATCCCGGTGTGTTCGGCAAAACGGCGCAAAGCCGGGAAGCCAAACCACAAGGCAGTCCGACGGTAAAAAATCTGGCCAATCAACCGGTCATTACCTGGCAGGAGCTTAACGGTGTGGCACCGGGAGCAACGGTGGTAATCAAGGAAAACGCCATTGTGACGCCGTTAGCCCAGGAATACATCAAGAAGCAGGGCATTGTGCTGCAGCCTGCCGGACAGCAGCCAAAATCAAACTAAAGAGGTTATGAGCGATGGATTTCGATAAAGATTTACAAAGCATCCAGGAAGTCAGAGATAAAGTAAAGCAGGCCAAACAGGCCGCGGCCCGGTTTAGCGAATATGCGCAGGAGACAATCGACCAAATTGTCGCCGCCCTGTGTGCCGCCGCCTTAGACAATGCCGAGCAACTGGCTAAGCTGGCCAAGGAGGAAACCGGTTACGGGAAGTGGGAAGACAAGGTGGTTAAAAACACCTTTGCTGCCCGGACGGTGTATGAATCCATGCAAGGCTTGAAAACGGTAGGCATTCTCCACGACGACCGGGAGAAAAAAATCGTGGAAGTCGGTGTGCCGGTAGGAGTCATTGCCGCGCTGATCCCGTCGACCAATCCCACCTCGACCGTTATCTTTAAAGCACTGATCGCCCTGAAAGCGGGTAATGCTATTATTTTTTCACCTCATCCGACAGCGGTAC contains:
- a CDS encoding sensor histidine kinase — its product is MENALHVSIETVINVKEFNALQNELSKMVDFSVVTVDANGVPIGSLSNFTTFCQLIRSSPLGRQGCIDCDRIASLKALRVGKPLLYECHCGLKDCTAPIVVDDVYIGSVLGGQVFVREEDRSKVKLAQLAQKFNLPLADLKRTVQEIKLVSEDYLHRCLRFYAFLSNYLAESGVKKLIQEKLTRETRERLQLQKIAKEQELRRIQAQMNPHFLFNALNSIARLAILETAPQTEALIYDLSNYLRYSIKNNETTPKLSVELDSLQHYLSIQQTRFGDRMSFVVDIDPELLDWRIPSMTLQPIVENAIIHGLEDLKDGGTVKIYGTKIAGGNEMLLSVYDNGVGFPPDLIDLFNRKKEMMPSRLGLGLRNTDDRIRRLYGENYGLTIESQPMGFTCVSIRLPKQ
- the eutM gene encoding ethanolamine utilization microcompartment protein EutM — encoded protein: MGQEALGLVETKGLVGSIEAADAMVKAANVSLIGYEKIGSGLVTVMVRGDVGAVKAATDAGAAAAKRVGEVVSVHVIPRPHTDVEKMLPKFTKE
- the pduB gene encoding propanediol utilization microcompartment protein PduB, with the translated sequence MDSELLKKIIDSVEDTKAAPAGQIKQQGCNITEFVGSGMGDTVGLVIANLDYHLHEKMKLDPKFRSIGIVSSRTGGAPHVMSADEAVKATNTEIVSVEFCRDTKGGAGHGSTIIFASEDVSDSRRAVEILLTNLERNFGDVYGCDAGHIELHYTARASYALNKAFSAPIGKAFGITVGAPAAVGLLMADVAMKTANVDIVTYASPAVGTCFSNEIIITFSGDSGAVRQSVLAARDVGLGVLRGMGQDPQSLTKPNL
- a CDS encoding BMC domain-containing protein yields the protein MINNALGLIEVVGKLAALEAADVALKAANVTLLGVENATGALITVKLTGDVGAVKAAVDAAGMAASRVGTVIATQVLPRPAHGIYPLLTAEAPAGDDQPPVMAAEEPVSQECAGEALSPVEVTEPAVVPVPEADGQPEEVAEEEQEAAYLSAETEAEADSRATCNICHDPVCPREKGQSVKLCIHGRGK
- a CDS encoding phosphate propanoyltransferase — translated: MEWTREEAVVEILSRLEETEANGTIPIGISNRHIHLNQADLELLFGKEHPLTVLKELSQPGQFAARETVCIAGPKGCFSNVRVLGPVRQESQIEISRHDAMALGIQPPVRVSGDLTGGASLCVSGPKGMLVMPGKVIVAKRHLHMTPVDAKRFQVSDGQLVALEAGGEKQCVFRQVVVRVSDQAALELHLDVDEANAADLKNGMTARLL
- the eutJ gene encoding ethanolamine utilization protein EutJ → MKRVAKKTYPPASMEAVDEYLTRMEATQQIASFSPIDLALPLKVGVDLGTSNIVITVLDNRNQPVAFASRPAHVVRDGIVVGFMEAVNILAELKEALEKRLGLTLTEAATAIPPNILPGNVKVIANVVAAVGFRVVKVIDEPEAAALMMRVADGAVVDIGGGTTGISLLRDGKVVYSVDEPTGGTHMTLVVAGNTGLEFDRAEDYKVLPENYARVFTMVHPVIEKMAQITKSNLREKVGALYLAGGASCFKGIQDVFEAYTGIKTYKPENPLLVTPIGIALSIPSVEV
- a CDS encoding flavoprotein is translated as MANIPLESDLLQRIVQALLPVLNKNTLVFFTGGAAAARADEWLKLVDRLLITEAKIVVSPAFCQLAPELFVQRLGSRLLTEEAAMRRFIQTAHLGVVPVFTRNTLAKASLGIQDNLITNGIAAVLMRGLPLIGVKDNYHPDNDHTRAMGYQANPAYNALLLGYEQQLSRLGATLVDSGEFTPAMERTLYPGVFGKTAQSREAKPQGSPTVKNLANQPVITWQELNGVAPGATVVIKENAIVTPLAQEYIKKQGIVLQPAGQQPKSN